In Sphaerospermopsis torques-reginae ITEP-024, the genomic window ATGAACTAGATAAAAAGTCAAAAATAAAAAATTATAATTTTCTGTCTGAATCAGGATATCCAGAATTTAAGGATTTACAGGATGAAATAGATAAATAGGAAGTTAAATTATTAGGTTTTATTATTTGAAATAATTGGAGAAATAATTGGATAAGATTAACAACAGTTAAACATTATATGTGGATTTAATAGAGGTAGTTATGTCTTTTAATAAATACAAAAATATTGCTGATGTTTTACAAGATTTTCCTATCAATTATTCTGAAAAAAATTTTATTGAACAAACACCGATAGAAATTGATTCATATTTTGAAAACAGATTAAAGTTTCTATTACAGGAAGGGGTAATTTTTAATTCAGAATATGCTATTTGTGAAAGTATTATTTATCCGATTTTAGTAGAAATATGGAGAAATTACGCTGATAAATTACTGCTGTGGAGTCATCAAGCATTAAATTATGATGAGAATTTATCTGGTATTCCAGATTATATGATTGCCCAACGTTCTCCTAGAGGAAAGGTAATTTTAGAGAAACCTTATTTAATTATTGTAGAAGCAAAAAAGGATAATTTTGAGGAAGGTTGGGGACAGTGTTTAGCGGAGTTGGTAGCAGCACAAAAAATTAATGGTGAGGAAAATAGTAGGTTGTTTGGGATAGTTTCTAATGGTAAATTGTGGGAATTTGGATTTTTACAAGCTGTGGATTTTGTGAAGAATGTTAAATATTATGTATTGGAGGATTTACAAGCATTGATGGAAGCTGTTAATTTTTTATTTCATGCTAGTTTTGAGCAGGTGAATTTGTAAGATATTCCAGGAGAAGTAACTATGTTACAGCTATTTTCAGGTAAATAAACCACATTTTGATTTAGGTTTCGCGTCAACAATGTAGGGGCGAAGCATTCGGACAATTAATTATCGGTTTTTACCTAAGACTATCATCCGAATGCTTCGCCCTTACTGTATCACATTCTAAGGATAATTCAGAAATAAAAACACTTGTTTTTCAATTTCCTGAGAATAGTTAAACGGTTGTTTTAATTGTTCTCCTCGTTTTGCTATACTTGATGATCGAGACAGCACGGCGTTGTGTTAAATTATTAAGTATTATTACTATGGGTACTGGTGGGGTAATAATTTTAGCAAAAAGCCGGAGACTTATTTCTAATATATCTCCAGGAATTGAGGCTTTAGGGGATGCGGGGTTATGGTTGTCAGATAGTATGGTAAATATTCTTAAATTTCAAGTTGGTAAATAAAAATATAAATCAGTGTAAAAGCATTGAATAATGATTTTTGGGTTTGCTGATGTTAATTGTAAAGATTGATTTCAATAAATATTCACGTATCTAGGAAATGATAGATTTTGGTCAACTGTGGGTATTCTATGGATATGGTGGGTAATTTAAGGAGTGATGGTACTGATGGAGAGGTTGGTTAAGTTGGATTCTGATAGGGAGGATTATCAGACTGTGTTGGACGATGTGGAGAAGATAGTGGGGGAAGGC contains:
- a CDS encoding DUF3368 domain-containing protein, which gives rise to MIETARRCVKLLSIITMGTGGVIILAKSRRLISNISPGIEALGDAGLWLSDSMVNILKFQVGK